One segment of Deltaproteobacteria bacterium GWC2_65_14 DNA contains the following:
- a CDS encoding lysine 2,3-aminomutase: MSSTGHTTNPVGLPWPQVTREEWNDYRWQLSHRITSIRELSGLRYFSREETDLLQRVTESYRLSITPYYLSLIRLDDPEDPIGRQAFPSPEEYFGMDTGEDDPLEEEKDMPVPGLTHRYPDRCLMVVSSFCSMYCRHCTRKRIWALGESPKTEFELNKMFSYIRRHDEIRDVIVSGGDPLTLPTSRIEFILKSLRKIPHVEIIRIGTRVPVVLPMRIDDELCAVLEKYGPIWVNTQFNHPREVTAEARKACDRLLRAGVPVNNQSVLLRGVNDHPEIIRRLNTQLLKAKVRPYYLFQCDMVRGLEHFRTRLSKGIEIMEALRGHTSGLAIPSFVVDAPGGGGKIPLMPNYIISMGETRTVLRNYEGILVGYEEPQNDGRPSARPDSDPPVGRPDVYRLLRGDLKALIPSGNERMARRRRRCESGSPTT; encoded by the coding sequence TTGAGTAGCACCGGCCACACGACGAATCCCGTCGGTCTGCCGTGGCCACAGGTTACCCGGGAAGAATGGAACGACTACCGCTGGCAGCTCTCCCACCGGATCACCTCGATCCGGGAGCTCTCGGGACTGCGCTACTTCTCCCGAGAGGAAACGGACCTCCTCCAGCGCGTCACCGAGAGCTACCGCCTCTCGATCACCCCCTACTACCTGTCGCTCATCCGCCTGGACGATCCCGAAGACCCGATCGGCCGGCAGGCGTTCCCCTCCCCCGAGGAATACTTCGGGATGGACACCGGCGAGGACGACCCCCTCGAGGAGGAGAAGGACATGCCGGTGCCGGGGCTCACCCACCGGTACCCCGACCGCTGCCTGATGGTGGTGAGCAGCTTCTGCTCCATGTACTGCCGGCACTGCACCCGCAAACGGATCTGGGCGCTGGGGGAGAGCCCGAAGACCGAGTTCGAGCTGAACAAGATGTTCAGCTACATCCGCCGGCACGACGAGATCCGGGACGTCATCGTCTCCGGCGGCGATCCGCTGACGCTTCCCACGTCGCGGATCGAATTCATCCTCAAGAGTCTTCGGAAGATCCCGCACGTGGAGATCATCCGGATCGGCACCCGGGTCCCGGTCGTTCTCCCGATGCGGATCGACGACGAGCTGTGCGCGGTGCTCGAGAAGTACGGCCCGATCTGGGTGAACACCCAGTTCAACCACCCCCGCGAGGTCACCGCCGAGGCCCGGAAGGCCTGCGACCGCCTCCTGCGGGCCGGGGTCCCGGTGAACAACCAGTCGGTCCTCCTGAGGGGGGTCAACGACCACCCGGAGATCATCCGCAGGCTGAACACGCAGCTGCTCAAGGCGAAGGTCCGCCCCTACTACCTGTTCCAGTGCGACATGGTGCGCGGGCTCGAGCACTTCCGGACGCGGCTGTCCAAGGGAATCGAGATCATGGAGGCGCTCCGGGGACACACTTCCGGGCTCGCCATCCCCTCGTTCGTGGTCGACGCCCCCGGCGGCGGCGGCAAGATCCCGCTCATGCCGAACTACATCATCTCCATGGGGGAGACCCGGACCGTCCTGCGGAACTACGAGGGGATCCTCGTCGGCTACGAGGAACCGCAGAACGACGGCCGCCCGTCGGCCCGGCCCGACAGCGATCCTCCGGTCGGACGGCCGGACGTGTACCGCCTGCTCCGGGGGGACCTGAAGGCGCTGATCCCCTCCGGGAACGAGCGGATGGCCAGGAGAAGGAGACGGTGCGAATCGGGCTCGCCTACAACGTAA